The DNA sequence ATATTTTCTTAATAATGTGGCTTAATTCATGTCTACATTGACAATATTATTATTACCATAATAATGTATCATGCATACTAAATTGTTGTATGATTTAGGGTGGTGCAACTCCTGAACCAACAATGAAAATTCCAACACAACCTTCTACACCAGCTGCACCAAAAAGCGGGAAACAGGGAAAGCCTGCCAAACCAGCAAAACCAGCAACACCGGCAGCAGGAGGCAACAACAGCGGCAAGAAGTGGTGCGTGGCAAAACCAGGAGCCACGGACCAAGTATTGCAATCAAACATTGACTACGTCTGCGGCACCGGCGTTGACTGCAAGTCCGTTCAGCCTGGCGGCGCTTGCTTCGATAACAACGTTAGGCCCCGTGCGTCTTACCTCATGAATACTTACTACCAGGCTAACGGCCTTCATGACTTTAACTGTGATTTCTCTGGGTCCGGACAAATCACCACCACTGACCCAAGCCGCGGCTCTTGTAAATACAACGCTTGAGCGGCTGAGCTTGAGGAGACGATTTGAGCAACGGAAGGTATGATTTTTTCCAATTTGGGGCATTGTTTCAATGGCCAAGAAATTGATTAGGAAAGAATATGTTTGAACAAACAACTTGAAGAAACCCCTAAACGATTACCACAAAAGCCATCAACACAAATTTGTTACAAAGATAATAGATGCAACATATTCATATTGTCAGCTACAACCAGTTATCGCCGAGGAATGAGGTCGCATAAAGTTATTTTTCGTAGACAAAACTACATACATTATCTAGCCATTACTAAAGCGCGACCAACCCTACAACGAGAAGGGATCACCAAATAGCTCATCTCCCTCTTTCCGTACTTTATATTAGAAAACAATGAACATAAAGCAATCAAGGGTTACTTCttacaaatctgcctaaaaccTTAACAACTTCAAACTCAAGTAAAGCAACAAAACGCATTTTGGGCTGTGCCAAATCCAGTCCTCAAATCGTATTCTTAAGAATAGGGCTGGTGAAGCCAGGCCTAGACTATTGCTACTAGATTTGTCTTTGGGCTGTGACAACATTGAGACCAAaagcaacaaaaagaaaatataatatcaGTTATTTTGGGAATGATATGAAGTAGGGTTTCGGGAAGAgagttttaaatttgaattatcATGCAGAAAATGATAGTTAATATGAGTAAAGATAACATATAGCTTACAAACCTAAGGGCCCCCTGATAACGACATCCAACCTGCAGACTATAGTTTTGTCTCTGTATAGTGTGTTTATATGAATCATACAAACTCACTAATTACCTTTAACTGAATTATTGCTTTCAAATTTCTTCTCCATGTTGCCGACGTCGAAAGACTGACATCGAAGGATGGAAATCTAACCTAACATAAAGTCAGATAAAAAGTTGCATACATGAATTTTCAGGCTACATCGGCGCTACATTAATGAACAGTTTATATGTGAGTGGCCAGTTGTTTTCTGGATTGATTGTTACTATTATTGGTTGGTTTCTTGTCTTTTAAGCAAGTGAAGACATAAAATGCTTCTTTTGTAAGTCTCAATTAATCTGAGATGACTTTGTTACGATTGTTAACTGCATGCCTCTCATCATTTCTCTTCCACAGGATATATATATGCTCTTAGCTGGTGTAGTACTCTTGCAATTGAtttaccaaataaaataaaactatgaGGATCTCCAGTACACAATCTTATGGTATAACATGTATTGTTTCTTCACATACattaatttggaaaaaaaagaatataaataatcatgcaaaataatttcatCACGGGTATTTTATGTGCACGCAACGAAAATTTGGATGTAGTATTCCTATTTTGTTATATTCCTTACACATTTTTATCCAGTCATAATAATCTTTCTTATATTTCATTTCGAGAGAGAACAAGAATTTGAGTTTTCATATCGTTGTGAGTAGGGGTGGTTTTTGATGTATCAGATCGGAAACAAGCATTCCAATGTTAATCCAAAAAAGTTTCGAAATCAAGTATTAGttccaatttcaaaattttggagTATTAGAATTTATCAGAAATTTCGAATCGGTTTTATCTCTGAATTTTGGGAACATAATTCAGATCTACCACATTTTGCAacactttgaaaattttcatatgtTTATGTATCTATCAACCattcaatattttttatgtgattttttgATATTTGTAGGCTGTTATGTGGGTATATGACATAATTATATTaggcaaaataaaataatatgttTAATTATATTCTTCATTTTATGtatattaatataattaaatatataaaatacgtaataatgtaacatcccacatcgttcaggaaagtggatcctataagtcttatatgtatattctcatctctacctagcacgaggctttttgggagctcactggttttgcgttccgtaggaactctgaagttaagcgagtttgcacaagagcaatcccaggatgggtgacccattgggaagttctcgtgtgagttcctaaaaacaaaaccgtgagggcgtggttggggctcaaagcgaacaatatcgtgctacggtagagtagagcccaggatgtggtgggagcccgggtcgagatgtgataatttggtatcaaaaccaatccctgcccggaagtgtgccgacgaggatgtagGGCCCCTAAGAGGGATGGATTGTAACTTCTCACATCGCccagccttatatgtatattctcatctctacctagcacgaggccttttgggagctcactggcttagcgttccgtaagaactcctaagttaagtgagttcgtaTGAGAGCAATcttaggatgggtgatccactaggaagttctcgtgtgagtttccaaaaacaaaaccgtgagggcgtggtcggggcccaaagcggacaatattgtgttcCGATAGAGTCgaacccgggatgtggtggagcccggATCGGAATGTGACAAATAAAGTATAACTAAATATACAATAAACATGATATGACAATAGAGCATACTTCGAATAGGATAAGTACATTCCAATTGTCATTTAATTCTTCAAAAATTTTCTGAATAGGAAATGTTGGGGCTCGAATTAGAAATTTTCGATTAGTAttagaatcaaattcaacttgcACCTTTAGATGTGAGAGTAAATGAGCTATCATTGAAATTATATTAATAGAGTGATAATTAATGTGAGTCGCATATATACTTTGTATACATGAATCGAAGAATCAACTTTAACCCATAAAATCTCAATATATTCACTGGTAAAAAAAACCGAGAGTGAAAATCATTACCTCAACGTTCATTCTTATATGCTCTttatctttttatctttttctttgtttaaaaaGTTGATGCACCATTGACAGATAGACTCCCATttaacttttgattttttttttttgtaaatatttataCACGTTTTGTACTCTTTGTCGTGCTTCAAATGAcaaacccttaaaaaaaaaatatgctagGCCCCCTTACTGCCTGTTGGAATATCTTGTAAGAGTTGTTGCCTTTAGTTGGTTGGTACTCTCACAACCTCTAGTCTAGCATATCTTTCCCATGAATTGATTGAAGGCAACGGTGACTTTGGTCGCTAGGAAACCACTTTAATTTAATCGGAAGACTTTTGGGTTGTAATCAGATGAGTCGCATGAGGCAACCATATCTTATCTCTCTACTACTTAAGGTTAGTATTCTCCATTGAGTATGAGTCCTTCCTCTCATGCTAACAGAAGTTTTTAAGATTGTCGTATTGTGAACTAATTTGTATAGAAAGTATCTGTGTAAGACAGTCgttctttgttttgttaaagAACTAATTTTATATCAATAACATTTTGATACATTCTTTATTGATGCCTTACCAGCACAATATTAATAAtttgttctttaattaaaaaatggacatcctaataaaaaaaactgttaATTTATGTATGTGAATCTCATATGCATTAGCAGGAGATTAGGGATTGATGATACATGAATTTGAGCAAATGGGTGCAATTATGATTGGAGGGGGTCTCAAAAACGTGGTCCTACTCTCACTTAGCTCATATGTGAAACATAGAGAGGATAATCATCATTTACAAACCCAAAATCTTCTATTTAGTTGCAGATGTCATGATTCTGAATTCTGGTAAAAGGAGACAAAGATTAACTGCCTTTTGGTTCAGAGAGAGTCAACTGAATCTAAGTAGATCAGTTTGGTGTCTAACCAAAACCCATGCCATCTATTTTGGTGAGCCAATTCCTATCTAATTCAAGGACCAACCTGACCTATTTCAACTCTGCATGAACATAATACTGTAAAGAATGTGCACATAAATTATCCATCTTACGTTTACAGAAAGCATGTACAATGTCTTATGGCATCATCAAACATATATAGAAAGCAAGGGATAAGCTTTTTTCGGAGAAATTGTGTTGTATCACAAGTTTTAAATACATGTATCTTTATTTCTCTCATCACGTACATGATTAGAGAAAAATGTAAAGTAAGCCTAACCATCATATGACAAAATTTTATAGTTTAGTaatgagaaaagaaaacataGTAGTATACAACTGAGTGATATGACAAATTTACTTTGAATAATGATTATTCCACATCACGCAAGAACCTCTCCCCTAGAAGGGGTCTCCACGTAAAAATCAAAGATACAAATAGGACAAAAAATGAAGTTTAAGTAACGAGAGAAATAAACACATAATTGTATACAACTGGTGATAAACAAATTTTGATTATCCTGTGTCACCTAAGAATCTCATTTAATAAAAGGGATATTCTCTTGTGTCATAAACTCACTATGTGAAAATTATTCGTTAGGTGAGCAATACATTTTTTAAACACGTGACAAACAtgtatttaataattatttattatgtGGAAACTTAGTTGCACGAGAAAATTTTAGAGTCTCAATGTAAAGGATCATGGATACAGATGGGAGAAAAGATGAAGTGGCAACATCATCACCCATTTCGTTATTCTTTCCAttgattgaaataaaataaactaataacATTTATGTATACTATTGGATtagcaaaactaaaaagaaacacaaaaacTCCAACACAGTATACCATCCAAAACTCTGGATTGGTTTAATTATCATACACTAACAAAAACCCACCAAGCATCAACCACCAAAGACCCAAAATATTCCTCCTCTACAAACAAACCatgggagagaaagagaagaagatcagtaacaacaagaacaagaagCAAAAACATCAACACCCAAATgaccaaaacacaaaaacagcctCAGATTTCTCATTCAAGCCAAGCTCTGATGTCAAGGGCCTGCGGTTTGGAGGCCAGTTCGTCGTCAAATCCTTCACAATCCGGCGAGCAAGGCCACTGGAGCTTTTCCAACTCCTTTCTTTCCCACCCAGCAAACCCAGCAACAATAAGCTTCCGTTTCCTTCCACCACAGCTTTTCTCCCCACAAACTTCACAATCTTGGCGCACCACGCCTGGCACACCCTCACATTAGGCCTCGGCACCAAGACGTCCAAGGTGGTTCTCTTCGTTTTCGAAACAGAGGGCATGAAGGCCGCCGTGGACCGCCTTTGGCCGCTGGAAATCCCACTTGGGGAAGTGAACAAGCGGCTCATCAGAGGGCTGAGTGGTTGTGAGATGGCTCGATTTAAATTTAGAAAAGGGTGCATTACCTTTTATGTGTATGCAGTTAGGCAAGTTGGAAACTTGGGTTTCTCAAGTGCTGATGATCTCAGAACAATTTTGCAGTCTGTAGTGGCGCTTCAAGATTTCTTGGATCACACTGCTATGCTTGCCATGCCTAACCAGAGATCCATTAGCTATGCAAATGCTCATCCCGTGGCCATGGCTCACTAGGaaatatttcatatttttaacttttttttttcatgaacaTTATTATCTTCTACAAGGGGTTTAATTTGCTTAATTGGGTtgttgacctttttttttttttttgggttttgttattATGATGGGGAAAATTGGTTTATTTGTGGAagatattgatttgtttttgtttaattttgttggaAGCAAATTGTGTATTTTAGTATGAATAATTTGGAATTCTGTTATATACAGTGAATTGAGCTTCCCTATATGTTCATATATCTGTGTTCACAGTATATGGCACATGCTGCCGCAGAATTCTGAATTCAGCAGAGGTAAGTGACAGATTTTACAACAGTTTTTCGttgatattaaaaaattttaaattcaagtgGGTTCATGAGTTCCATCTTTGTGCTTAGTCCTATTATTTCATAATTTAGCTCCAATTACATGAGAAAAAGCTGAAAAACTCGGATGCAACCCATTTCATATCCTTTCATCTCTCATCACGTGGTGTGAGGATGTAACAAGAGATTCAGTAAGGGAACGAAACCTGTTGCAGGTAAGTTTTACTCAAATTATGGGAGGATTAGTTGAAGAGTTTGCACGATCATCAGTACACTAGTTATATAAATATGGCTGATTCTGAATCCTGACACAGCTATTTAGTAAATTGTTCCCAGATTTTAACCCCGTGAACTAAACCTCGAAGTtaaaagagatttttcaatatgatcaCAATACAAGATAGTACAtcatgtgttattatacaaatggtgagatatgtatggtaaaaagttaataacttaaaaaatacaatttttcactatttatataaaaacttTTAATATATCATTCGTGTTccgatcacaatgaaaaatttctctaaaacTACAAAGCCACACTTCCTGCCCATTGGTCTAGAACAAAAGTTctgtttttatattattatttgctGCTAAAATTCCTTGAGAGGTTATACTTAAATGGttcctttaaataaataaaaaccaataaTTTAGTAATTAATAAGTTTCATGACATGGTGCATGAATGATCATTGATGTGAATGTGATGTTACTGATGTGATGAGTGATGAGTGATGAGGATGGTTCGTAAAAGGTCCGTTTGGCATGAtggaaaaaacaattaaaatggGGTAAGGTTTGAATTTGAAGGTTGAAGGGCCAACTTCTCTCCTCTCGCTTCTTTTTTAGcctaaaatcaatcaatttctAATTCCCGTGGCTTTAATCATGACCAGTCCTTGAGAGAAGGTCCATTTTCTCAACCACCTTTATTTTCGAAGGAATCATGGCCATCTATGTCCCCTCTATTGTTGCCAACTAATTGACTGGACTGAGCTGCTTTATGTATACGACTGCATGTACATATATGCGTGGGGGTAATAAGTATGCTACACCACCTTTGTGTTGGACTCATAATTAGGGCATAAGATGTCATATGGTGTCACATGAAATAAACTTCTTTATCCACAGAAAAATTTGTATCCTAAAGAATTTGTAGTTTAGTTAAGAACGTAAACATATTTTGCAATCGAAAAAAAAGCTTATTTATATTGGCGATGTCATTGAGATGACATTGTAAGTCAGTCATGCATTTTAACTTTCTTAACTTGAAACACTGTCATAATGATATCTCTATTGCATAAGCGTCGATGTCATATCTTCAATTCCACCCTACCCATATGGTtttgtttataataataataatgattaaaaaaacaatACCAACTTATAAAAGGCTGGTAAAATTATTGCCGGTCCTTTATTTGTTGTGGTTTTAACATCTAAACTTGACAAGCGTGTGGGGTTTTCATACTGGTAGACCTAAATTAGCCTGAATTGTTTTGTGTCATGTACAAGTTACAACAGATAACCTGTGAAGAAAACCAGAAGAAGTGGTAATTACCTGTTTGTTTTCTGTCATGTACAAACAAAGAAATGTGAAGAAAACCAGAAGAAATGGTAATTCGTTACCTGTTTGTGTGCTAATTTTTGTGGGAAcattagagcaagtccacccaTTTTAGGGGCAAGGACAAGAGTAAGGGCAAGGCAGTGAATTGCCCTTACTATTCACTCTAAATAGTAATTGACTTTGTGCAAGTTTACCCATTTGGAAAGAGAAAGTGAAATGGCAATGACGATTTTTATTCACATACAtatgtattatattttttatgttttcctAGCCCTATCCTCCACGTGTCATTATCGCCTTAGATTTTTTATGAGATTGTCAACAATTCACGTCGCGCCACATGTATTgaactttgtaagtttgttgGCATGTTGAATTTTGTAAGATTGttgaaaattaaatattgaGTTGTGTTGTGGTGTAAGTCTGTGAGAAATGAAAaagatggttaggtatttatagagtatttaaattgatttttttagattttttaccATTGAATTAATCATGGCcgttaattttcaaaattattgttGTTGGATGCCACAGATTTTTTCACGTGGCAGCTACAGAAAAAGTTACAAATCTTTTTACTATTGGAAATCCAACTGTCCAGATCAACtaaccattggaaatccaacaacTGATGGCCCAGGAAAAACGATCTGTTTGGCTTAATGGTGCACGGCGCGGAGGAACGCCTCTGCTGCGTGATGTCATCGTCGACGTCAACCACTGGCAATGAGCTCAAGGCCCGGCAATTCTTGCCTGGCAGTCTAATCCGGCAATTCATGCCCGGGCAGTCCGACGGCTATTGCCAACAAACCAATTGCCTCCTTCATTTTGGAGTGGTGGACCTCATTTTGTTGGGTTAGTTCACAAGCTTCTAAAAGTCAACAAAGCACTCAAACCAGCTCATATATATAAAGGCCAAAAGCAAGTCCTTGATTAGTTTGTAAAGATAGTTCACAGGCATCTAAAAGTCATGACTACTCAGGAATCACTTAAAGAGCAAAAGCAACGAGTAGGTTACAG is a window from the Pyrus communis chromosome 16, drPyrComm1.1, whole genome shotgun sequence genome containing:
- the LOC137719391 gene encoding uncharacterized protein, producing MGEKEKKISNNKNKKQKHQHPNDQNTKTASDFSFKPSSDVKGLRFGGQFVVKSFTIRRARPLELFQLLSFPPSKPSNNKLPFPSTTAFLPTNFTILAHHAWHTLTLGLGTKTSKVVLFVFETEGMKAAVDRLWPLEIPLGEVNKRLIRGLSGCEMARFKFRKGCITFYVYAVRQVGNLGFSSADDLRTILQSVVALQDFLDHTAMLAMPNQRSISYANAHPVAMAH